One Trichoderma atroviride chromosome 7, complete sequence DNA segment encodes these proteins:
- a CDS encoding uncharacterized protein (EggNog:ENOG41~TransMembrane:2 (i222-247o274-292i)): MTERRRRRTGCLTCRARHVKCDERKPECERCEAGNIECAGYLPKRQVEVRESQRRGRRGRRGQSSSLGNIAPTPPHSLSSDASLPSSTGEVANYPHQLFRSDGLPLVGLPSNPRPSQRPLAGAREVLAYHQFLFRTLPILFPTEHLWFWRDRLCEEGWGIEYLYMMFSALGSMHRAVLMMSMPGDSDQDRGLDTKVIAIQSYTFALQELSRNLEDAKKTQEVFIATIILMAYFECFSSNITAAYSHIRSASYYFELYKTSFSRQKANDTPTLDYLDTALLNLSWMCFMALPLQNKMPSSRQTITVSEEIPVTPTSLRQNLLSILAESGLEDLIWNLVPRYSKSMALAKIYWLQQKLRAWRDANKSILPPLASDMADSTQLNFQEDPFLIPPSLYSTTTLYDASATLCSFLLGRTFWLLSILEDGVNTKTHKRLAYLHFYETLRFAATDGACKAIPPSNRSARCSSPLPCEDLENGILSMLYIIGQCSPEPSWLLWITQLMKHSGRQGLYNGLVYAASLETWHSFEVNNSVLQEELQLRYPEPSSRTISVLIPDANGTEFITYYAKPAEIDDLLMSNDGLMYYLLGDTHLSCRLLDGHIEQNVHVYHHQDLDMELFTPDWLQSQAICLDWQHRSLQVEFDLNRILQDHINGGQFLIPSNTSY; encoded by the exons ATGACAGAGAGACGCAGGAGACGAACAGGCTGCCTCACCTGCAGAGCACGGCATGTCAAATGCGATGAACGAAAACCCGAATGCGAGCGCTGCGAAGCTGGAAATATCGAATGTGCAGGCTATCTTCCGAAAAGGCAAGTAGAAGTGCGGGAGTCGCAGCGCCGCGGtcgtcgaggccgtcgaggaCAATCTTCATCCCTCGGTAATATTgctccaacaccaccacaTTCTCTTTCATCAGACGCTTCATTACCTTCATCAACCGGGGAGGTCGCCAATTATCCCCACCAACTGTTCCGCAGCGATGGACTTCCACTTGTCGGTTTACCCAGCAACCCTCGTCCCTCCCAGAGGCCACTAGCAGGGGCTCGAGAAGTGCTTGCGTATCACCAATTCCTCTTTCGTACGCTGCCAATTCTATTTCCTACAGAACACTTGTGGTTTTGGAGAGATAGATTATGCGAAGAAGGATGGGGAATCGAATACTTGTACATGATGTTTTCAGCGCTCGGCAGCATGCATCGTGCCGTGTTAatgatgtcgatgccggGTGACAGCGACCAGGATCGCGGACTGGACACAAAAGTGATTGCTATTCAATCATACACTTTTGCTCTTCAGGAGCTGAGCCGAAATTTagaagatgcaaagaagACGCAAGAAGTTTTCATTGCGACTATCATACTAATGGCCTATTTCGAG TGCTTCTCGTCCAATATCACGGCAGCATATAGTCACATACGTTCAGCAAGCTATTATTTCGAGCTATACAAGACTAGTTTTTCACGTCAAAAAGCAAATGACACTCCTACTCTAGACTATCTTGATACAGCTCTTCTGAACTTGAGTTGGATGTGCTTCATGGCATTGCCTCTACAAAACAAGATGCCCTCAAGCAGGCAAACCATTACAGTATCCGAAGAAATTCCCGTGACACCCACGTCGTTGCGGCAAAATTTACTCAGTATCTTGGCTGAATCTGGATTAGAAGATTTGATATGGAACCTGGTGCCACGATACTCAAAATCTATGGCCCTTGCCAAAATTTACTGGCTGCAACAAAAGCTGCGAGCGTGGAGAGATGCAAATAAATCAATTCTACCGCCCTTGGCCTCAGATATGGCAGATTCAACCCAATTAAACTTTCAAGAGGACCCTTTTCTCATCCCACCCTCTCTCTATTCGACGACGACACTATACGATGCCTCTGCTACTCTCTGTAGTTTTCTTTTGGGCCGCACCTTTTGGTTATTGTCCATCCTCGAAGATGGCGTAAATACAAAAACGCATAAACGTCTGGCATATTTGCATTTCTACGAGACTTTGCGATTTGCAGCAACAGATGGAGCTTGTAAAGCAATACCGCCGAGTAATAGGAGTGCGAGATGTTCATCGCCATTACCCTGTGAAGATCTCGAAAATGGAATACTGTCTATGCTTTACATAATCGGACAGTGTTCCCCTGAACCTTCCTGGCTGCTCTGGATCACACAGTTAATGAAGCATTCCGGGAGGCAAGGACTATATAATGGATTGGTCTATGCCGCTAGCCTCGAAACTTGGCACTCATTCGAGGTGAATAATAGCGTTTTGCAAGAAGAGTTGCAATTGCGCTATCCAGAACCATCATCGCGAACAATATCAGTCCTCATTCCAGATGCGAATGGCACGGAGTTTATTACATACTATGCGAAACCAGCTGAAATAGATGATTTGCTCATGAGCAATGATGGCTTGATGTATTATCTTCTTGGCGACACACATCTGTCATGTCGACTACTGGATGGTCATATTGAGCAAAACGTCCATGTGTATCACCACCAAGACCTGGACATGGAATTATTCACACCTGATTGGCTCCAAAGCCAAGCTATTTGCCTCGACTGGCAGCATCGATCGTTACAAGTAGAATTTGATTTGAACCGTATCCTTCAGGACCACATAAACGGCGGGCAATTTTTAATACCGTCTAATACTAGCTACTGA
- a CDS encoding uncharacterized protein (EggNog:ENOG41), whose product MKALVLTPSTKNVSVQELPVPKPRDGEVLIRVHAVALNPIDSIYVVHPIAEQEHRVIGTDFAGVITAVGPDLSSSTDLRARIGGRVAGFHQGACSTNDRPGAFAEYITAPYDLLWSVPDSMSLADASAISMCGLTAAQGVYSRLGLPCPFDDQTRHLTNNGSDITNVLIYSASTSLGLYAAQLVQHAARTSGRKIRLIGTASPSKHDLLLEAPYSYDILVDYHDPRWVDKVKKATEGKGIDFAVDTISEGQTVYSVHDTLAANAKMAVFRGPKGGQYDPSELRIKPIYGAVWEGLGYEIGYNGATIPANPAARVFATKFFNFLSTAAADGKVKLEPNPVRLMPGGTRENCARRFHTFG is encoded by the exons ATGAAGGCTCTCGTTCTCACTCCTTCGACAAAAAATGTCTCTGTTCAGGAGCTCCCCGTGCCCAAGCCTCGCGATGGCGAAGTCCTCATCCGCGTTCATGCTGTGGCGCTTAACCCCATAGATTCTATATATGTGGTCCATCCAATTGCCGAGCAAGAGCATCGCGTTATTGGGACCGACTTTGCCGGAGTAATTACCGCAGTTGGGCCTGATCTAAGTTCCTCAACCGACCTTCGTGCTAGAATTGGTGGCCGCGTTGCAGGCTTTCATCAAGGTG CTTGCTCTACCAATGATCGACCGGGAGCGTTTGCCGAGTACATCACTGCTCCATATGATCTTCTGTGGTCAGTGCCTGATAGCATGTCGCTCGCAGATGCCTCAGCCATCAGCATGTGCGGATTGACCGCGGCACAAGGAGTCTACTCGCGTCTCGGCCTTCCATGTCCCTTTGATGACCAAACTAGACACTTAACAAACAATGGAAGTGACATCACCAATGTGCTCATCTATAGTGCATCAACCTCTCTTGGCCTATACGCTGCTCAGCTCGTTCAGCATGCGGCTCGCACTTCTGGCCGCAAGATACGTCTCATTGGGACTGCAAGCCCTTCGAAGCATGATTTGCTCCTCGAAGCACCTTATAGTTACGATATATTGGTTGACTACCACGATCCTAGATGGGTTGATAAGGTGAAAAAAGCTACAGAGGGCAAGGGTATTGACTTTGCGGTGGACACCATATCGGAGGGACAAACTGTGTATAGCGTCCACGACACCCTAGCTGCAAACGCAAAAATGGCTGTGTTCCGTGGACCCAAGGGAGGCCAATATGATCCATCCGAATTACGCATCAAGCCCATCTATGGAGCCGTATGGGAGGGACTGGGCTATGAAATCGGATATAACG GAGCAACAATTCCTGCTAATCCCGCTGCACGTGTGTTTGCCACAAAGTTCTTCAATTTCTTAAGCACAGCTGCAGCCGATGGAAAAGTGAAACTGGAGCCGAATCCCGTGCGACTCATGCCAGGGGGGACTAGAGAGAATTGTGCCAGACGGTTTCACACTTTTGGGTAG
- a CDS encoding uncharacterized protein (EggNog:ENOG41) has translation MARLRARQETGVLSLLNDVKQHQVLEATSALETLAETRKSHILRLTYFLALIGESTDMVPSSDADWVDLDFGIQQPNKDELRMSAEEYLESASMESALYTNKIATGIEQNAGLLMALPSLTIQAEPMGIGISTQMDASIIAKALLVGASVIRAAAQASTDMASRAARKGQLVRQLQERRMQANLAGHDIKIVDKQIENQQKRVEVAKAELRAQKQQAVDAAEMEEFLRTKYSSDKLYSWLEAETRKLAYQSYLAALDMARTAERALQWEYGPRAQPSFLSSAYWDESRDGLLAAQGLSAALHRIDKFQMQGTPHDYELTKTISLRQVAPLALLSLRTTRTAEFEIPEVLLDLDFPGHFCRRIQSVAVSMPSIVGPYTGVNCSLRLLEHRYRLKAGVSPLTGSYYNQDVAGDERFHTDSVPITSVALSSCSHDSGTFELSFGGERYAPFEGAGVISRWKLELPGPFRQFDYNSIGDVLFTVNFTSLEGGATWKNQATQAARDFRSQIDESLGNDGAFLFVDLAADFSNEWRGFVSRISKAEGTDRQKVVSMSVERLPNMLPFWSSGHAVKVQHVWVALQPAVGGSEGWKGSGEVDLLGSPLVLEAEKSSDDLKVLGGSGGKLLLVRGLRI, from the coding sequence ATGGCTAGACTTCGTGCGAGACAGGAGACTGGGGTGTTGTCACTTCTGAATGATGTTAAACAGCATCAAGTCTTGGAAGCGACATCAGCGCTGGAGACGCTGGCTGAGACACGCAAGTCACATATATTGCGGCTGACGTACTTCCTTGCTTTGATCGGAGAGTCTACTGATATGGTTCCATCTTCTGACGCGGACTGGGTTGATCTTGACTTTGGCATTCAACAACCAAATAAGGATGAGTTGCGGATGAGTGCAGAGGAGTATCTCGAGTCCGCTTCGATGGAGTCGGCGTTGTATACGAATAAGATTGCTACGGGAATTGAGCAGAATGCTGGATTGCTCATGGCGTTGCCGAGTCTTACTATACAGGCAGAGCCTATGGGTATTGGTATCTCGACACAGATGGATGCGTCTATTATCGCCAAGGCTCTTCTTGTGGGCGCGAGCGTTATCCGGGCTGCGGCACAGGCGAGTACGGATATGGCGAGTCGTGCTGCTCGAAAGGGACAGCTCGTTCGGCAACTGCAGGAACGTCGGATGCAGGCTAATCTCGCTGGTCATGATATCAAGATTGTCGATAAACAGATCGAGAATCAACAGAAACGGGTTGAAGTTGCCAAGGCGGAGTTGCGTGCTCAGAAGCAACAAGCCGTTGACGCagctgagatggaagagTTTCTGCGAACCAAGTATTCTTCTGATAAGCTATACTcttggcttgaagctgagacGAGGAAGTTGGCTTATCAGTCTTATCTTGCTGCGCTAGATATGGCGAGGACAGCGGAGAGGGCTTTACAGTGGGAGTATGGGCCTAGGGCGCAGCCTTCGTTCCTGAGTAGTGCGTATTGGGATGAGTCGAGGGACGGGTTGCTCGCTGCGCAGGGGCTGAGTGCTGCTTTGCATCGGATTGACAAGTTTCAGATGCAGGGAACGCCGCATGATTATGAGCTTACAAAGACCATCTCTCTACGTCAGGTGGCACCTCTGGCTCTCCTTAGTCTGCGAACGACTAGGACGGCTGAGTTTGAGATACCAGAGGTTTTGTTGGATTTAGACTTTCCGGGACATTTCTGTCGGAGGATTCAGAGTGTTGCTGTGTCTATGCCGAGTATAGTTGGACCATATACGGGTGTGAATTGCTCGCTAAGGTTGTTGGAGCACCGGTATCGGCTCAAGGCTGGTGTTTCGCCCTTGACTGGGAGTTATTATAATCAGGATGTGGCTGGGGATGAGCGGTTCCATACGGATAGTGTACCGATCACTTCTGTGGCTCTGAGCAGTTGCTCGCATGATAGCGGGACATTCGAGTTGAGCTTTGGCGGGGAGCGGTACGCGCCTTTTGAAGGCGCTGGTGTAATTTCTCGGTGGAAGTTGGAGTTGCCCGGTCCGTTTCGACAGTTTGACTACAACTCGATTGGGGATGTTTTGTTTACGGTCAACTTTACGTCGCTGGAGGGAGGCGCTACTTGGAAGAATCAGGCTACACAGGCGGCGAGGGATTTCAGGAGCCAGATTGATGAGAGTCTTGGGAATGATGGggcttttctctttgttgATCTTGCGGCTGACTTTTCAAATGAATGGCGAGGGTTTGTGAGCCGGATTAGCAAGGCAGAGGGCACTGACCGGCAAAAAGTTGTCAGTATGAGTGTGGAGAGGTTGCCGAATATGTTACCCTTTTGGAGTTCGGGGCATGCCGTCAAGGTTCAGCATGTTTGGGTTGCTTTGCAGCCGGCTGTGGGGGGAAGTGAAGGTTGGAAAGGGTCTGGCGAGGTCGATTTGTTGGGGAGTCCGTTGGTTTTGGAGGCGGAGAAGTCGAGTGATGATTTGAAGGTATTGGGGGGTTCAGGGGGGAAGTTGCTATTGGTAAGGGGTTTGAGGATTTGA